A single genomic interval of Helianthus annuus cultivar XRQ/B chromosome 6, HanXRQr2.0-SUNRISE, whole genome shotgun sequence harbors:
- the LOC110937989 gene encoding extensin, with the protein YDVANVHARVCADARLSGALQRYHHVNHLADDLPLPPVDPLTPVLPEAFCSDSPPGVYPPSTTAQQPPSSVSGSPASGSYTPPPPSSSSSYPTYPTPPFSYATPYTPPTTTNPGSPASYQPTPVLSPPPSNYEPTPGLSPPNYEPSPGLSPPSNNEPSTGLSPPYNYEPSPGLSPPNNEPSPGLSPPSNNEPSPGLSPPYNYEPSPGLSPPSNNEPSPGLSPPYNNEPSPPTSSYPSPTGFIPTPPLFEPPVVYPPPTGPPPPHSEPESALWCVAKPSVPDPIIQEAMNYACGSGADCEALQPNGECFQPDTLFAHASYAFNSFWQRTKVAGGTCEFGGSAMLVTADPSYDGCHFIYF; encoded by the exons TATGATGTTGCTAATGTACATGCTCGTGTATGTGCAGATGCAAGATTATCTGGAGCGTTACAGAGATATCACCATGTTAATCATCTTGCAGATGATCTACCGTTGCCGCCTGTGGATCCTCTTACTCCTGTTTTACCTGAGGCCTTTTGTTCCGACTCACCCCCAGGTGTTTACCCGCCTTCCACCACCGCTCAGCAACCACCGTCATCAGTATCAGGATCACCTGCTAGTGGGTCTTACACCCCACCGCCGCCTTCATCATCTTCCTCCTACCCCACTTATCCCACGCCACCTTTTTCTTATGCTACTCCCTACACACCACCCACTACCACCAACCCAGGCTCACCTGCCTCATACCAACCCACCCCTGTTCTAAGCCCTCCTCCTTCTAACTATGAACCTACTCCTGGCCTGAGCCCTCCTAACTACGAACCGAGCCCTGGTCTGAGCCCTCCTTCTAACAATGAACCTAGCACTGGTCTGAGCCCTCCTTATAACTACGAACCGAGCCCTGGTCTGAGCCCTCCTAACAATGAACCTAGCCCTGGTCTGAGCCCTCCTTCTAACAATGAACCTAGCCCTGGTCTGAGCCCTCCTTATAACTATGAACCGAGCCCTGGTCTGAGCCCTCCTTCTAACAATGAACCTAGCCCTGGTCTAAGCCCTCCATATAACAATGAACCAAGCCCGCCAACATCCTCATATCCTTCACCTACAGGGTTCATACCTACACCACCTCTATTTGAGCCACCAGTTGTATATCCTCCACCAACCGGGCCACCACCGCCTCATAGTGAGCCAGAGTCTGCACTTTGGTGTGTGGCTAAACCATCTGTCCCAGACCCAATCATTCAAGAAGCCATGAACTACGCATGTGGTTCTGGGGCTGACTGTGAAGCACTGCAGCCAAATGGGGAATGTTTTCAGCCAGACACATTATTTGCGCATGCTTCTTACGCATTCAATAGCTTCTGGCAAAGAACCAAAGTGGCTGGTGGCACCTGCGAATTTGGTGGTTCTGCCATGCTCGTCACCGCTGACCCAA GTTATGATGGGTGCCATTTCATCTACTTCTAA